One part of the Frankiaceae bacterium genome encodes these proteins:
- a CDS encoding TetR/AcrR family transcriptional regulator, with the protein MTENSPVRTTRGERTRAKLLDAAREAFAGVPWSRARVEDVCRAAGVGHGTFYAYYANKEAVLEALVRRHATVLYHLADADWTTGDVVEDVRRVIAGFVALSEEDRDIREVWFAAAPSSPELQALVGEVRGQFVGRIRGALLAARDAGLARADLDVDVAATALAAMVEQSVALSQAGDGVPTDRLVDGLTDLWVHAVYRP; encoded by the coding sequence GTGACGGAGAACTCCCCGGTCAGGACGACGCGCGGCGAGCGCACCCGGGCCAAGCTGCTCGACGCGGCACGCGAGGCGTTCGCCGGCGTGCCGTGGAGCCGCGCGCGGGTCGAGGACGTCTGCCGCGCCGCCGGCGTGGGGCACGGGACGTTCTACGCGTACTACGCCAACAAGGAGGCCGTGCTCGAAGCCCTCGTACGCCGCCACGCCACCGTGCTCTACCACCTCGCCGACGCCGACTGGACGACGGGCGACGTCGTGGAGGACGTACGGCGGGTCATCGCGGGCTTCGTGGCGCTGTCGGAGGAAGACCGGGACATCCGGGAGGTGTGGTTCGCGGCGGCGCCGTCGTCGCCCGAGCTGCAGGCGCTGGTGGGGGAGGTGCGGGGGCAGTTCGTGGGGCGGATCCGCGGCGCGCTGCTCGCGGCGCGGGACGCCGGGCTCGCGCGGGCCGACCTCGACGTCGACGTGGCCGCGACGGCGCTGGCGGCGATGGTGGAGCAGTCGGTCGCGTTGTCCCAGGCGGGCGACGGCGTCCCGACCGACCGCCTCGTCGACGGCCTCACCGACCTCTGGGTCCACGCGGTCTACCGCCCGTGA